In one Rhopalosiphum padi isolate XX-2018 chromosome 3, ASM2088224v1, whole genome shotgun sequence genomic region, the following are encoded:
- the LOC132927754 gene encoding uncharacterized protein LOC132927754 isoform X1, with protein MANKKHGKQSKCKKRSAKSKCIQNLLLSRYKKTEKINNEDNTNNLEEDMDIQKSNETVNNDDNDYLQLSDHSGLDESTLPNLNVEYVKSNEPTLSGRRVVDIEHFMKQMMELGKHGSKCTMGRFVLIKEVQNGVGFKLYFKCHVCDRHQIVTSDRESSVDNVNNALVWGALSIGIGHRQIEDLLAVMDCPSPSFKKFKRHEVIIGKVWEQQISEMLKKNGEQEKKIAIQKGNLYKGTPYITVIGDGGWAKRSYGHGFNSQSGVGIIIGAETKKPVYVGVRNKYCSTCSSASKNNKKIDHLCFRNYDGSSTGMEQDIIVEGFRQSLEQHGLIYKYYIGDGDSSVYARIVEKVSYGRDVIKLECANHITRNLHDGLRKLVANKHFPLHVRKVLTYGSPSPLERLVKGVRTAIKECGKSHNVNILREDLKNAPYHVLGSHKNCRPTYCTRSNMNEKDNVPLMESGKIMSEILAIVDKVTRKADRLVFNTTTNIAENFMSLVAKFTGGKRVNYTKTGSYQRRVLGATQVHSRGQSWHLSPWKKLSGKSPGKFFKKNLTRRIAMTTLNSKYKKQKKIRFKVSGGDKSTVNHDFDYGPDAAGLDMTEEDFKFNVNKKLEELKKDSFSTETIEQLQKNTIGQHDNVVWHEAKKNRLTASNFGTVICRKSTTSCHNLVKTLLYSKNIISKHIEFGRQNEKVVIRQFENQYNKTVRPCGLFVDEQYPFLGASPDGLVDDDKIIEVKCTPSIGQKTLEDAALDKKLQFCLELTETGQLKLKENHKYYWQIQGQLNITKKIECIFILFSMGNNLYVQNINRDEYLWTNKMLPKLINFYMDCMLPEIVDPRVPRGLRIRDPAKITEAQFQIKKKFKNLK; from the exons ATGGCAAACAAAAAACATGGGAAACAAAGTAAATGCAAAAAGAGAAGTGCAAAGTCGAAATGCATACAAAATTTACTTTtgagtaggtataaaaaaactgaaaaaataaataatgaagatAATACCAATAATCTTGAAGAGGATATGGATATCCAAAAATCAAATGAAAC TGTCAATAACGATGATAATGACTACTTACAACTATCAGACCATTCGGGATTAGATGAATCTACATTACCAAATTTGAATGTTGAGTACGTAAAATCTAATGAACCTACATTATCAGGGCGCCGAGTAGTAGACATAgaacattttatgaaacaaaTGATGGAACTGGGTAAACATGGTAGTAAATGTACTATGGGACGATTTGTACTAATCAAAGAAGTACAAAATGGTGTAggatttaaactttatttcaaATGCCATGTTTGTGACCGTCATCAAATTGTCACATCAGACAGAGAATCATCTGTAGATAATGTCAATAATGCGTTAGTTTGGGGAGCATTATCAATCGGTATTGGACATCGTCAGATTGAAGATTTACTCGCAGTTATGGACTGTCCATCACCatcgtttaaaaaatttaaacgacATGAAGTTATTATAGGAAAG GTGTGGGAACAACAAATTTcagaaatgttgaaaaaaaatggagagcaggaaaaaaaaattgccatACAAAAAGGAAATTTATATAAAGGAACTCCTTACATCACAGTGATAGGTGATGGTGGTTGGGCTAAAAGAAGTTACGGACATGGTTTCAATTCTCAATCAGGCGTG ggaaTAATTATTGGTGCAGAAACAAAAAAGCCCGTCTATGTAGGTGTAAGAAACAAATATTGTAGTACATGTTCTTCTGcatccaaaaataataaaaaaatagatcatTTGTGTTTCCGAAATTATGATGGTTCTTCAACAGGTATGGAACAAGATATTATTGTAGAAGGCTTTCGCCAAAGCCTAGAACAACatggtttaatatataaatattatattggcgaTGGTGATTCAAGTGTGTATGCCAGAATAGTTGAAAAAGTATCGTATGGTCGAGATGTTATCAAATTAGAATGTGCTAATCATATAACTCGTAATCTCCACGATGGCCTACGAAAATTGGTGGCAAATAAACATTTCCCATTACATGTGCGCAAAGTTTTAACTTATGGTTCTCCATCTCCCTTAGAAAGATTGGTTAAAGGGGTACGGACTGCAATTAAAGAGTGTGGAAAATCACATAATGTAAACATACTGCgagaagatttaaaaaatgcaccATATCATGTTCTCGGTTCtcataaaaattgtcgtcctaCATATTGTACACGGTCAAATATGAATGAAAAGGACAATGTGCCATTAATGGAAAGTGGCAAAATAATGTCAGAAATTTTAGCAATTGTTGATAAAGTAACGAGAAAAGCCGATCGTCTAGTTTTCAACACTACAACTAATATAGCTGAAAACTTTATGAGCTTAGTTGCAAAATTTACTGGCGGTAAAAGAGTAAATTATACCAAAACAGGCTCATATCAAAGAAGAGTATTAGGTGCAACCCAAGTTCACTCTAGGGGCCAGTCTTGGCATTTAAGTCCATGGAAAAAATTATCAGGAAAAAGTCCCggcaagttttttaaaaaaaatttaacgagGCGTATTGCAATGACAACTTTAAACTcaaagtataaaaaacaaaaaaaaattagatttaaagtaAGTGGAGGTGACAAAAGTACAGTGAATCATGATTTTGATTACGGTCCAGACGCTGCTGGGCTGGATATGACTGAAgaggattttaaatttaacgtcAATAAAAAGTTAGAAGAGTTAAAAAAAGATTCTTTTTCAACCGAAACAATCgaacaattacaaaaaaacactATTGGTCAACATGATAATGTAGTCTGGCACGAAGCAAAGAAAAATAGACTCACCGCTTCTAATTTCGGGACAGTTATTTGTAGAAAATCAACTACATCTTGTCATAATTTagtgaaaacattattatacagtaaaaatattatttcgaaacATATTGAATTTGGACGACAAAATGAAAAAGTGGTTATCCGACAATTCGAAAATCAGTATAACAAAACTGTAAGACCGTGTGGGTTGTTTGTTGATGAACAATATCCATTTTTGGGCGCAAGTCCCGATGGTTTAGTTGatgacgataaaataatagAGGTCAAGTGTACGCCGTCTATAGGACAAAAAACCTTAGAAGATGCAGCTCTTGATAAAAAGTTGCAGTTTTGTTTAGAGCTTACAGAAACAGGTCAACTTAAACTCAAAgaaaaccataaatattattggcAAATTCAAGGCCAACtaaacattacaaaaaaaatagaatgtatttttattttattcagtatgGGAAATAATCTTTATGTGCAGAATATCAACAGGGACGAATATCTTTGGACAAATAAGATGCTtccaaaattaatcaatttctaCATGGACTGTATGTTGCCTGAAATTGTAGATCCTCGAGTTCCAAGAGGTTTACGAATACGAGATCCGGCGAAAATAACGGAAGcacaatttcaaataaaaaagaaatttaaaaatttaaagtaa
- the LOC132927754 gene encoding uncharacterized protein LOC132927754 isoform X2 encodes MANKKHGKQSKCKKRSAKSKCIQNLLLSRYKKTEKINNEDNTNNLEEDMDIQKSNETVNNDDNDYLQLSDHSGLDESTLPNLNVEYVKSNEPTLSGRRVVDIEHFMKQMMELGFKLYFKCHVCDRHQIVTSDRESSVDNVNNALVWGALSIGIGHRQIEDLLAVMDCPSPSFKKFKRHEVIIGKVWEQQISEMLKKNGEQEKKIAIQKGNLYKGTPYITVIGDGGWAKRSYGHGFNSQSGVGIIIGAETKKPVYVGVRNKYCSTCSSASKNNKKIDHLCFRNYDGSSTGMEQDIIVEGFRQSLEQHGLIYKYYIGDGDSSVYARIVEKVSYGRDVIKLECANHITRNLHDGLRKLVANKHFPLHVRKVLTYGSPSPLERLVKGVRTAIKECGKSHNVNILREDLKNAPYHVLGSHKNCRPTYCTRSNMNEKDNVPLMESGKIMSEILAIVDKVTRKADRLVFNTTTNIAENFMSLVAKFTGGKRVNYTKTGSYQRRVLGATQVHSRGQSWHLSPWKKLSGKSPGKFFKKNLTRRIAMTTLNSKYKKQKKIRFKVSGGDKSTVNHDFDYGPDAAGLDMTEEDFKFNVNKKLEELKKDSFSTETIEQLQKNTIGQHDNVVWHEAKKNRLTASNFGTVICRKSTTSCHNLVKTLLYSKNIISKHIEFGRQNEKVVIRQFENQYNKTVRPCGLFVDEQYPFLGASPDGLVDDDKIIEVKCTPSIGQKTLEDAALDKKLQFCLELTETGQLKLKENHKYYWQIQGQLNITKKIECIFILFSMGNNLYVQNINRDEYLWTNKMLPKLINFYMDCMLPEIVDPRVPRGLRIRDPAKITEAQFQIKKKFKNLK; translated from the exons ATGGCAAACAAAAAACATGGGAAACAAAGTAAATGCAAAAAGAGAAGTGCAAAGTCGAAATGCATACAAAATTTACTTTtgagtaggtataaaaaaactgaaaaaataaataatgaagatAATACCAATAATCTTGAAGAGGATATGGATATCCAAAAATCAAATGAAAC TGTCAATAACGATGATAATGACTACTTACAACTATCAGACCATTCGGGATTAGATGAATCTACATTACCAAATTTGAATGTTGAGTACGTAAAATCTAATGAACCTACATTATCAGGGCGCCGAGTAGTAGACATAgaacattttatgaaacaaaTGATGGAACTGG gatttaaactttatttcaaATGCCATGTTTGTGACCGTCATCAAATTGTCACATCAGACAGAGAATCATCTGTAGATAATGTCAATAATGCGTTAGTTTGGGGAGCATTATCAATCGGTATTGGACATCGTCAGATTGAAGATTTACTCGCAGTTATGGACTGTCCATCACCatcgtttaaaaaatttaaacgacATGAAGTTATTATAGGAAAG GTGTGGGAACAACAAATTTcagaaatgttgaaaaaaaatggagagcaggaaaaaaaaattgccatACAAAAAGGAAATTTATATAAAGGAACTCCTTACATCACAGTGATAGGTGATGGTGGTTGGGCTAAAAGAAGTTACGGACATGGTTTCAATTCTCAATCAGGCGTG ggaaTAATTATTGGTGCAGAAACAAAAAAGCCCGTCTATGTAGGTGTAAGAAACAAATATTGTAGTACATGTTCTTCTGcatccaaaaataataaaaaaatagatcatTTGTGTTTCCGAAATTATGATGGTTCTTCAACAGGTATGGAACAAGATATTATTGTAGAAGGCTTTCGCCAAAGCCTAGAACAACatggtttaatatataaatattatattggcgaTGGTGATTCAAGTGTGTATGCCAGAATAGTTGAAAAAGTATCGTATGGTCGAGATGTTATCAAATTAGAATGTGCTAATCATATAACTCGTAATCTCCACGATGGCCTACGAAAATTGGTGGCAAATAAACATTTCCCATTACATGTGCGCAAAGTTTTAACTTATGGTTCTCCATCTCCCTTAGAAAGATTGGTTAAAGGGGTACGGACTGCAATTAAAGAGTGTGGAAAATCACATAATGTAAACATACTGCgagaagatttaaaaaatgcaccATATCATGTTCTCGGTTCtcataaaaattgtcgtcctaCATATTGTACACGGTCAAATATGAATGAAAAGGACAATGTGCCATTAATGGAAAGTGGCAAAATAATGTCAGAAATTTTAGCAATTGTTGATAAAGTAACGAGAAAAGCCGATCGTCTAGTTTTCAACACTACAACTAATATAGCTGAAAACTTTATGAGCTTAGTTGCAAAATTTACTGGCGGTAAAAGAGTAAATTATACCAAAACAGGCTCATATCAAAGAAGAGTATTAGGTGCAACCCAAGTTCACTCTAGGGGCCAGTCTTGGCATTTAAGTCCATGGAAAAAATTATCAGGAAAAAGTCCCggcaagttttttaaaaaaaatttaacgagGCGTATTGCAATGACAACTTTAAACTcaaagtataaaaaacaaaaaaaaattagatttaaagtaAGTGGAGGTGACAAAAGTACAGTGAATCATGATTTTGATTACGGTCCAGACGCTGCTGGGCTGGATATGACTGAAgaggattttaaatttaacgtcAATAAAAAGTTAGAAGAGTTAAAAAAAGATTCTTTTTCAACCGAAACAATCgaacaattacaaaaaaacactATTGGTCAACATGATAATGTAGTCTGGCACGAAGCAAAGAAAAATAGACTCACCGCTTCTAATTTCGGGACAGTTATTTGTAGAAAATCAACTACATCTTGTCATAATTTagtgaaaacattattatacagtaaaaatattatttcgaaacATATTGAATTTGGACGACAAAATGAAAAAGTGGTTATCCGACAATTCGAAAATCAGTATAACAAAACTGTAAGACCGTGTGGGTTGTTTGTTGATGAACAATATCCATTTTTGGGCGCAAGTCCCGATGGTTTAGTTGatgacgataaaataatagAGGTCAAGTGTACGCCGTCTATAGGACAAAAAACCTTAGAAGATGCAGCTCTTGATAAAAAGTTGCAGTTTTGTTTAGAGCTTACAGAAACAGGTCAACTTAAACTCAAAgaaaaccataaatattattggcAAATTCAAGGCCAACtaaacattacaaaaaaaatagaatgtatttttattttattcagtatgGGAAATAATCTTTATGTGCAGAATATCAACAGGGACGAATATCTTTGGACAAATAAGATGCTtccaaaattaatcaatttctaCATGGACTGTATGTTGCCTGAAATTGTAGATCCTCGAGTTCCAAGAGGTTTACGAATACGAGATCCGGCGAAAATAACGGAAGcacaatttcaaataaaaaagaaatttaaaaatttaaagtaa